gttaataaaatttttcaatacCGCTTGGCTAAAATATAATTAGTGATTATATTTATTATGTTACATAAtagttattttagttttaagTAGTAAAATGTGTGATTTTAAATTAGGTTGTTGTGGGTTCAATTTTCACAtataacattttattttttatttttgcttcAAAAGGTAAAttctactttattattatttgacaaaataatattatttgtggAAATTAAACCTCGACCATAATTTTATTGTAGCATAATACTTTACTATAACAACTGTTTtataatatgataaataaaataattaattatattgtaaTATGGTGCCGTCAATATGTCAGGCGGcaccaataatttttttttttaaatccatGTGGTATCGTCAACTAGTCAAAcaatattgaaaaatattataGCAAAATTTGTAGGGTGTGACccattttgatatttaattttttaaaaaatattattaaagcgCCACAAttttatttactaaataaaaaaaagaaagtatAGCCACCtccaattttttatttaagtgtgATGGcacctttatttttttaaaacaaaatttaaaatcaattaaaatgtATAACCAACATCGACAAACACACATGATAAATACACTAAATAATaatctaataattattttaaaagtaaTACTTATGCCTATTGTTtctaaaaattaagaaaaatataaatatttttattttaaagatatgttcactaaaattacttaaatagtaaaaatattatattctgaaattttatttgttttctttttcaaaattctgAGCACTTTAATGACATGAAAATGACTCCCACTTCAATCTTTCATTTTTGGTAACAGAAAAGACTGCGGGCAGCGTTTGGTAAGGGCCAAAACTTAAAAGTAGTATAAAAGAAATtcactattttaaaaaaaatggtctGTGAGAGAGCTGACATATTTGGGagggttaaaatatgttataaaccCTTTTCCCTATATTAGAATCGAGTCCAACGAACGTTGGTTACCTCTTGAGCCAACTAATAACTTCGCCAAAAACAAATCAGACCTAGCATAAAAACAATTGCCTAATCATAGATTAGCACAAAGAATGTCATACTTGTGCCTTCACACATACATGCATGCGTTATGATGTCTACGTCCAAGGCTATTACAAGCTAATCTTTTAGGTTGATGCCTAAACCATGAAACATACATGCATGTGCTTTGTTTTGCTGTTGGATGAACCAACAGCATATTTACGGTAGACCCATAACCCACTTTCATGTTCTAAATGCAAACAAACAAATGCATTTAAAGCTACCATCCAAAACAATTCTTATATTATCATATCAAGGGGTGTAGCCCAAGTTTAGCCATGGCGTACATCAACCACATCATAATTCAAAGGAACCTATAAATATATCCCTATTTCCTGGTATCATCCAAATGTAAACAGTGTATAATAAGAAAGCTTTGACAATGGCTCAATTCAATTGCCaccatatcatatttcatatCCCTTGCTTTCATATGGGGTTGCACAGTTCAGTCTTTAGGCTTTATCTATGCCATAAAGTTTCAACTCTCTTCTTTTTTATGCTCTCCACTTAACAATGTCTATAGGTCTGTTAACTGTTTCAATTTCTTTCTTTGCAAGTAAAGGAAATCCGATCCAGTAAAAAAGCTTCTCTCGAATGGTATGCCATCaccgaaccaaaaatttaaagcATTTAACCTCAGTTTGACTGCATTGGAGGTGCAAGTTTCAGACACGGAAAAGGAAGAAAATCACACACTGGTTTATCTTTTTGTTTCACCCGAGGTACATCCCATGTGAGGCAAAAAACTGAAAATCTGGGTGGTATACCTGAAGCAGTTTTAGCCAGTTTTCCGTGGCTTGCATAAGGGAATTTGCATGTTGACGCTCGCTCACACCATTCTGTGTCCATATGGATCCTttcaacttgtaacaccccattcCAAAAACAGGTAACGAAATCTTTGGGATGCCATTAGCATCGTCGGGATACACTAAAAATGGTGTTTGTCCATTTCTGTTACCTACAATGCCAAATAAGGGTCAAGTTAAAAAGTTCGATGGAAATCTATTGTGGAAAAAAGCACACCAAAACATGTTGTAAGGTGCATTAGTTTGAACTACAATTCAAAATTTTGTTATAGCAGCATCAATGGCATCGAGGAAGTGTCAAAACCATATCATATACGTCATGCACTAGACGATGTAACTTTATATCAATCTCAAATATGCATATGGATGAAAGACAAAAAAGATTCAAAATGCATCTATAAGATACTATAGAAGATATTAACTTGAAAAAAGTTGAAGCAGACAAAACGACCACTACCAGTAGTACAAAATGTAAGAGCCACTTGGTGATTAAGCATCAGCTAGACAACCATAGATCACGTAGCAGAAGCAAACCATAGACACGGGAACGGTCACACAAAACCCCTGACCCCAAAATCTAAAAGACTAGAATGCATGAAAAATCATCTCTCCTACCATAAGCCGCAAGAAAACTAGAAGGAGACATAGGCAGAATTTCTGATGGAATgtgataatattaatataaaagaaatataactAAGATATAAAAAaagatattaaatatataaaatatatagataaaatagataaataataaatatatatataaaattttaatttaaatcgaATTATTAGATTCTATCTAAGAAATATAAATGTGCAGTGTATCAGAGTTTGCAGCCTTTCAATATGGAGAAATTAGACTTCGATAAAACAAGTGCCACTGATTTAAGTTTTCACAATAAAGGATACAAGACCTAACAACTACAACTGATCAATTTGCTCCTATAATGCAAGGGGATGAGGGAACTTGATCTACAGTAAAGTTTTTGGAATAATAGGTAGCAGATATTGCTGAATATCAGTCATGTGTAATAGTATGATAGAGCCAACATTATATAGGTGACTCGTACAAAATCCAAAAGGGAGACATTAATTTTTCTCAAATCTTACATTAAAGAACATTATAATTATTACATAATCTGTCAAAGTTAGTTCACTGCCTTACTATCAAATCAAGGTTGAATTTATGAACAAGATAATAAAAGCAGCAGAAAGAAAACGGTAATAAAAAAAGATCAAGATTACCTTCCATGGGTGTGCAAAGGGAATGGTAAGTTAAAAAGCATGCATCCAAATCTTTTAATGTAGAACCTGTAGGTATTCGGTATATGGGATACCTACAAAGGcaaaatcaaagaaaatgaacacttGTCGTAATACCCTTTAAACAGAAAAGATCATAGAGATCAACATCAATTAGTACCATGCAACCGACATCCAACTGATGGGTAGTAAGTCGCAACTTCTTAATGTATTCAGGCCAGGATACTTGCAAGATAGGTCAAATATCTGTAACCCAACAGCAGAagagaataaaaattaaataaaaagcagTGTCAGTTTAAAAATAAAACCTATCTAATCAAATAATAGCAAATAAAAATAACTGGCCTTGTCTGCTAAGGCTTCACGACTATAAGGTGTCTTCTGCTCAAAAAACTCGAACAGTAGGTGATCTCGAGAGTTCCTGGTTTCACAATCATCGCTGGAAAAGCCTTCTTGCAGCATACTGTTTTCATCACTTATAGACAAGCTGCGCACTCGAAAAGGGATCTCATTTGTCAAACTGAATCGACTACACTGTTCCCTAGAAAATTTAATGCCTTTCCCTATCTCATAATCACTACTTCCATCACTACTCGAATCTCTGTAGTAGTCATTCTCACTCTCTTCTCCAGCTAGCCTAATCACACAAGTAAACTTTGTTACAAGTTAATATATTAAACCACTCTCCGTAAGCAGAGTTTTGGAAGCAGTTGCTATCATCAATCTGCACCAGTTAATCTAACAATGCCAAATATAGTATATAGATTCTCGTTTTAAcaaatgataataaataataaataaaaagacacCATGCTTTCATGGAAAGACAAGCAAATGTCCAAATGAGAATATGGATCAAATAAAGCTATAATACACTATAGAATACAGTTCAGTATAAAGCAATGAAAGATACCAATCTGCGTATGGAAAAGAAGAAATAACACCAATACCACAACTTGAAGAGCATAACCAATATAGTAAAGCCAAATACAATGATTCTTCCCCTCCTCTAAAAAAACACAGTAATTATCAAATAGATAGACCGAAACCAGACAAAATGTAGTGAAAATATATAAGGAAGTTGTCTATCCAGGTAAAATATATGTGGAATTTACTGCAAAAAAGATTGCATATTTCAATTGTAACtaaatttaaaggaaatttatatAACCTTGGCTTAGCAGATTCACCATATAATTGGATCCCAGATAAGTATGGAACATAGTATTGAACTACACCATCATTCCCATCAAGCACAAGAGGCACTCCTGCACCATATGCACTCCATTCCTTGAAAGATTCCCACAAATCACCCAATACAAAGTAAGGCTGAAACTCCACATCACAAGTCCTCCATCCCCTCACTGTTGTCTATACTAATACAAAAATCAAACTTCCATTCAAATACCAAACAAAAATGAAGAAATTTTTATTCTAAACTATGTTCAAATAAGTGAATTTCCTCAAATTATCTAACTACAAACAAAGTTTATTCCTTACACATCTATACATAACAAACAATATAAACAATAATGAAACATTAATAAATTTTCTTGTTCTTTCCCAAAAACATCTTAGCAACTAAACAGGATCATTATAAAGATGAGAATCAACCTTGGAAAAATACTGAGCTGGGACAGAAGGTGTCGTCGACTCCAGGAATCTTTCAAGGTTACTCCTTGATACCCTCGATTCCTCAGAGCTCGGAATAGTACTTGAAGCCAAAGTCTTCTTGGGAttaatattcttattattattattattattaccagaAGCTAAATCCTTGCTCTTCGTTAATGAAGCTGACGATTTACTATTACTTTTTTCATTATCTTCCTTAATAGCTTCTTGTTTTGGCTTTTGCTGTTGCTTCTGGTTTTGATTTCTTCTAGCTTTTACTGGAATATAAAACCGATCCTCTCCTCTAACTTTCCCGAATTGCAACCCAGCTCCCAGCATTCTCACTTTCACCCTTTTATTTACTCTAAGCAATCCGTTTGGCTGCCTAGAAAACGAAGGCGAAGACAGAAAGAAAATAccaagaaaacaaaaagaagtcCAAAATCAACTGCTTCTTTCTTCAAACACTTTCAAGAACTCAATTCAACTCCGATATGGGTTTGGTGAGAGAAGGTCAAAACTTGATCAAATCCTCAAATCTAGAAATATAGGAAAACATTTATGGTTTCTTGAAGTTATTTTTGCATCTTATTAGGAAAGAAACAAATGAACAACCCAAAAAATTTCTCAGTCAAAGAACGTAGAAAATTGGTGATTACGAGGAGAAAGAAAGGGATAGTTTGGTTGAATAGAAAGAGAGAAAGGAaagggaaaattagaaaaagcgTGAAGGAGAGGAAAGGAAGAACTGAAGATTGAACCACACCGTTTCTTTGTACAGCTTCTTCGACAGGTCAACAACAAGGAAAGTTTTTTGTTCTTTTAATGGTTTAATGTgataaatataaaaaagaatacacaatatttttaagaaaattaaatggttagggtgaaaaaataaaatttataaaaattaatgtaaaattaaatgagtcattaataaaaataaaaaatgataacTTTTAGATGAAATGTTAAAATTGattcattaaaaattatagaaagtctttatattaagagttatactgagtaaaattacattttatttattttactaaaagaatagataaattaatctttatatatTAAATCAAACTAATTATTTATGATAAAAGAGTTATTTATTTTACTGTTAAAATTAATTTGACTTATAAAATTAGCAGATAATTATATGTGGAGTGCAACGTGTACTCTATTTTAACATACATGAATTTTAAgagtaaaatttatgaaattttaacaaaataataaattttcttttatttaatatacaGTAATCTATTTTATTAGTAAACCACATTTAtgttcaaaaataataaatattttctcataatatttCTTACTAAGTAACAAAATCtaacttttaataatttatatggaCTTGTTAtattacatattaaattaaaatttattttaaaatctatttTCGTTTAATTATTTAAACCAAATTTAATTATGGGATTGGTTGGATAAATGGTCGGGAAAACAACACGTGCACAGTGAAAGAGTCGGTATCACATGTGCTTTAACCAAATTTAACAGGTACAgcttcctttcttcttctttctttccttctaaaTCACGTATATATCATTAAATTGTATATAAACATTTACTCACTTTTTAAATTAGTTTAAAGTTGAAAGAGATAAATACCTAACCTATAAAATCtagtcaaaattttgaaaataagagCAAGCATTTAAAATGTATGgcaataaattatttttagtttaCAAACAcctattaataattatttataaaataaaaattattacagTAAAAGAAGATGCTTTTTTTccaataaatttaatttatagaCAATTAATTTATGGATTAGACTACTAATTCAAAATAAGGTAAATCAAGTTAAATCCTTCAAATTATTCCCACGTGGGTGAAACATACAATAAATTTAGTAAAAGAAATGGGTAAATTATTATTTGGGACTTAAATTTGACATAACTTTCATATTAGAGCttagattttttatttaagttaatcCCTAAACTTGATGATTTTTCTTATATTGAAGCTTAAATTAGGCAAATATTCTTACATTAGAAATTGAACTTTTATTTGTTCAAATTAATCTAGAAATTAGCAATTGTTCTCGTATTGAGGGCTTGAACTTTAGAGTTTTCAATGAAATATTAAGAATTAATTTAGACTATAAAAAAACTTTAAGCTCCAATATAAGAACAATTGTCAAATATAGAAACAATTTAGAAATTatcttaaaacaaaaagaaatattTAAACTCTAATACAAAAAAGTCACCAAAttcaaattccaaaaattaattgAACCCGATGAAAATCTgttgaattaaaatttattattcttTCTCTCTTAATTTGAATTATATatgcttataaaattttcattatattaatatataaatgttTAATGAGCGTAGGATTAGTTGTAAGATGATGGGACCCACACGCTTTGGATATtagtaaataataattttttgggGGAAAAATAGAAGATAGGATTTGTCTGACTTGAATGAATGCTTCAAATTAGGCAAGTGTTTTGGCCATCAACCTTTCTGgcctttgtttattttattatatttttttctttcctaCAATAAGGTAATCCTAGACTCTTTTTCTTTCCTACAAAGACTTGAAATTATTTATTGAAGTTTACTTATTTTCGATGAGCAAATTTCTATTATCCATGTGGTGGGATTTAATAATCATATTTGGATAAGCTCATACCGTGAGTAATAAACACTTATTGTAAATAAGTTTTTCCTGTATTTGATTGGTGGAAAGCCAAATCACAATTTGTAAATACCAAAATAATTAGTGGTTTGATATTATAGTATAGATAATATTAAAGTCGCTACCTTAATAAACTTAATGGgccatttataatttattgaattataaAGAAAACCAATAATGAATTTTGAcaagctttattttttttttttaagcatttgtCAAGCTCATTATCAAAAGGATTTTGGCCTTTGGGACCTAAAAATTTATTGAACACAACTTGGCAATTGGGAGTGTTCTGCGGACAGCAAGGATCCACAGAATCAAGGTTCTCAATCATTCCAAATGGATTATACATTTGAAAATGTtagaagttagatttttgggagaaatttttaaaatgttagaaattaaatcttttgggaaaaatttttaaAGTGTTGTTTATTAAAATATCGATTTAATTTCTTAATAATTGAAAGTATTATCCCCTAAAGAGTATTATGTCTCTTGTGCTCTAAGAGCCTACATGTTATAAGTAGATGTCCTAGGGATTTGGTTCATAGAGTTGGGAGTACCTCAACTATTCGTGGCCCAAGCGATACCAAATTCCTCAACAAATGACCTATATGTTATAAATCAGAGGTTCAAACCCCACCAAGGGCAAGATGCTCACGTCGCATTGGTGGATGGTTGTACGTCCTCATACTGTCAAGACACTCCTAACTCTATAAACCAAGCCTTTGGGGTAATTGCTCACAACAATGATTAATTTTCATAATATTATCCTATAaaatatattatcaaattaaTTAACTTTATTAATTTCTAACATATTtagaatatattaaaattttaactaaaactcAAACCTAACCCAATTCTTTTAAATTTGTTGAGATCAACGTTGACTGATTAATTAGTTGATTGGTTAAAATCAGTTTTCCAATTTTCTGACTACTCTCCTTTACCTCTTTAAATATGTGATTTTTATTAAGTCCAAGTTGATGAGATCAAAGATTATATCAgacataacaaaaaaaaaaaaaagaagtttcAAACGTGGCTGACTGCTAGGGATTAAAATTGCTAATATTCCATAGTCTGAGACCTTGCCTGCCCCCACAGTATTATTGGGCTCTATGTATTAATTAACAAGCGGGTCCTATAAGTATAATTCACGAAGCCGATAAAAGGTTTAAAAAATAACCTAATCCAATCCAACTATTGAAAATAACCATAaatgaagaaaaattaaaaagtaatatttttatatagttaTATACATGCATCTTAGTCTCATCAATTTGGTGAAGCTAGTAAATTTTTAGAagtcaaaattaaattgtaattttatgataataataatataattttattattttagtaatttatatatttataattttgaaaaattaaattaaaattttattttttaagagaataaaatataattttattttattaatttaaattttaaaaatattctattttagAGTTACAAATTACAAAATGCAAATCAATGCAACCAAAGTGACCACCAACCATTATTAGTGGACTCTTATTATATATCGCTTCATAAATATATCTCTACATATTGCATTTTCATTAAGTGTAAGCAGATGATTGGCTAGTTAAACACAATTAATTTTCTTTCCAAAGCCACCAAAAAAAAATGATTCGAGGGAAAAAGGAGTAAGTGGACACTTCCACTGATTTCTTATCATCCTTAAAGCTAATAACACTTGGGGGAGATCatacataaaaaaaaatgtgGATTTGGAATTATATTCTATTTTCTAAAACAAAAACCATTCTATTTGGTCATGCTTTTGTATGATAGTATCGTGTTTATATAGAATACTATTATTCTTGATGTAAttgttattttcttcttcttttaagtGGGAAATGTtgcaagaaaattaaaattttggaacCTTTTTCCATTAACATTATAAGTTCTTTTTAATATAAAAGTTTTATAAAGGAGAGAAAATGTAATATGTcttacattttattatatttagtaaatttattttgtatatatcAATTTCATTTATTAAAGCTATAAATTAGATTCGCATTCTAAGATTTCGCTGACTCAAATCATGTAGGTCATATCCTTACTTGATATAGTCAAAACACTTGTCAATTATAAGTCGAATTGTAGGCTGCAACTCACCTGCTTGAAGTCGAAATCATTAATAATTATTGGTTAGCCGTATGATAGTGTTTACAAACCTTGCATGCATTATCGTCACATTATTTATCCATCACACTATATATGTGGATCTTAAAAGGTTGATTATGCTCAAATGAGTAAGAAACTAATATGAGAATAGCACATTGCATCACAATAAGAACATGCCATCACTCACATATATTAAaactagattttttttttttgatatttttcttatttctcTCGAACTCTCATCCTATTAATGAATCAACCATTTATGGTTTTTTTTACATGTTAAGTGAACCATCACGAATCCACcgcttaaataatatattaataaatttaaatcaattttattaaatattattgttTTAATTGTAACTGTACAAATGACTAAATCACACAACTAAATCCATACAATCTTTTTTTATGAGTAGAGGATTCACTGTCTTTAGTAGTGATGACTTTTTCTTTCTAAAACATTGTCTTTCAGGGTTTTTTTTCACTAgcatatatgtgaaatatttGCTTTCATTGGGGATAAGATTTCTATATAAGTATATATAAACCTTGGTTTGAGAGTAATTAAATAGTTACTAAGAACAAACAGATTTAACATTTAAGTGGACATCACTTTAATCCAAAAGGTAGATAAAGGGATCCATCGAGAGTAATCCCACTTGTCATAGCTTGAAACCTAACCAAAGATCCATGTGTGGCTTTCTCCACCGTCCAATAGAACAAATTGGGTAAAATTACCAACAAGATGATTATATTaagagttagattgtattttgatctttttattaaaaaatagacaaattagtccttgtacgttagattaaagagtaaattggttattttgttaaaattttcatcaattTTTACTGTTTAAAATCGATTCATGTACATCAGCATGATGTATACATGTGTGtcactatttaattattttgttaaccacaccagtttttaatagtacaaattgatgatatttttaatagaaatgaccaatttacaCTTTGATTTAActtttagggattaatttgccCTATTTTGTAAGTAGAGAAGGCGAAACACAATCTAACTCTTAGTACAAAAACTTTATGGTACTTTTACCAATAAACCGAATATGAGATATTTATAAATCTATTTCATTATTGTTCAatcaatatattatttaatttttggaGAGTGTTCAcaaattatcatttaattaataaaagccagataaattttaatattttgaatagtaaaataaacatttaaaagtTTAATAGATCAAATTTGCTAATATAAAAAAGTAAGTTGAAGGTTAAAGACAGTTTATTCAAATGAGTGAAAGACGTACAAAATTTGTTGGAGAATGATGGAGAGGTAGCTTGAAGGGGAAAGGTAGTTGGTGTTTGGTTTAGATCATGTGTGCATGGTGTTGATGTTCGTCAACCCAAGGATATTTGAAGAGTCTCTCCAAGATCGAGAGCTTATCCACAAGTTCTGAAAACTATGAAGGTCTTGTCAACATAATTTCTTACGATCAGGTTGagagttaaattatataaaaagttaTGTAAAAAACACATAAGAGATAAATCATTGCAGTTACACGATATTAAATATTATTGTCCTTTATTATTTGTTGAcgaaattttccaaaaatattttaaacatataataaagttgatttttatataatattaaatgtAGGGAATGGggtaatataattcaattcatattgataaaaattttaatcatcgttctatttaatatttttgatgttacaatttatagatttatttatttttatctcaaGTATTAATATTTTGGaacattaaatgatgactcgatagtaAAAATTACTCAACTTTTACATGTACTTATTTGttcaattatttatttatgtcgTTCTAAACTTTTGCATGTCTTTATTTGAAGACACTTTATCTTAGATAAATTAGTACCATATATAATATAATCCCTTTAACCTTTTTGCCTAATGTAGATAGAAGATCCTTGAGTGGGCGGCATCATATTTAAACTTTGCAATAGTGGGAGAAAAGTGGgaaagagatttttttttttttggtatctaTTTGACtcgaattattatttattaataaaatattttaattataatttaattaatttcaaatgaAGAAAGTGATAATTTAATGGAGAAAACATTTGCCCTACAAATACTCAACACATGGACCAAAACTAATCGAGTAATATGGAAAGAAAATTTTAACTATTATTACATTGGTGATAAGAGTAGAgtataatctatatatatatatgtgtgtttataaaagaattaaatgaGATTGCGACAATGATGAATCCAACGTTTATAAAACGAGGTTGGTGGACAAATTCAtcctattattaatattattttttttacgtttggaattaaattgtatattttttacaagaattgaaatataattttattattttaatagtttatatattttaattttaaaatattatataaaaaatattattttgaagtcaaaatgtaattttattacatgctaacttaaaattttataaatttcaaaggattaaaaataatatttatcattttaaagGGCCTGGGACCCTTGCCAGTTGCCAGCCCCTAGTGCCACCATTGACTGAAAATTCAAGCCAAAGTAGATATCATCTAAGAATATCATATAATTGTGGTTGTTTAAATGTCATTgacaatatttaaatttatgtctAAGATACATTCCAATTGTTTAGATCATTAAATGATCAAAAATTCTTAGAGTAAAACTATAATATCTTCCTATTTaagaatttataaat
This is a stretch of genomic DNA from Gossypium arboreum isolate Shixiya-1 chromosome 11, ASM2569848v2, whole genome shotgun sequence. It encodes these proteins:
- the LOC108454017 gene encoding uncharacterized protein LOC108454017 isoform X4, which produces MLGAGLQFGKVRGEDRFYIPVKARRNQNQKQQQKPKQEAIKEDNEKSNSKSSASLTKSKDLASGNNNNNNKNINPKKTLASSTIPSSEESRVSRSNLERFLESTTPSVPAQYFSKTTVRGWRTCDVEFQPYFVLGDLWESFKEWSAYGAGVPLVLDGNDGVVQYYVPYLSGIQLYGESAKPSLSISDENSMLQEGFSSDDCETRNSRDHLLFEFFEQKTPYSREALADKIFDLSCKYPGLNTLRSCDLLPISWMSVAWYPIYRIPTGSTLKDLDACFLTYHSLCTPMEGNRNGQTPFLVYPDDANGIPKISLPVFGMGCYKLKGSIWTQNGVSERQHANSLMQATENWLKLLQSN
- the LOC108454017 gene encoding uncharacterized protein LOC108454017 isoform X1; amino-acid sequence: MLGAGLQFGKVRGEDRFYIPVKARRNQNQKQQQKPKQEAIKEDNEKSNSKSSASLTKSKDLASGNNNNNNKNINPKKTLASSTIPSSEESRVSRSNLERFLESTTPSVPAQYFSKTTVRGWRTCDVEFQPYFVLGDLWESFKEWSAYGAGVPLVLDGNDGVVQYYVPYLSGIQLYGESAKPRLAGEESENDYYRDSSSDGSSDYEIGKGIKFSREQCSRFSLTNEIPFRVRSLSISDENSMLQEGFSSDDCETRNSRDHLLFEFFEQKTPYSREALADKIFDLSCKYPGLNTLRSCDLLPISWMSVAWYPIYRIPTGSTLKDLDACFLTYHSLCTPMEGNRNGQTPFLVYPDDANGIPKISLPVFGMGCYKLKGSIWTQNGVSERQHANSLMQATENWLKLLQVYHPDFQFFASHGMYLG
- the LOC108454017 gene encoding uncharacterized protein LOC108454017 isoform X3; the protein is MLGAGLQFGKVRGEDRFYIPVKARRNQNQKQQQKPKQEAIKEDNEKSNSKSSASLTKSKDLASGNNNNNNKNINPKKTLASSTIPSSEESRVSRSNLERFLESTTPSVPAQYFSKTTVRGWRTCDVEFQPYFVLGDLWESFKEWSAYGAGVPLVLDGNDGVVQYYVPYLSGIQLYGESAKPSLSISDENSMLQEGFSSDDCETRNSRDHLLFEFFEQKTPYSREALADKIFDLSCKYPGLNTLRSCDLLPISWMSVAWYPIYRIPTGSTLKDLDACFLTYHSLCTPMEGNRNGQTPFLVYPDDANGIPKISLPVFGMGCYKLKGSIWTQNGVSERQHANSLMQATENWLKLLQVYHPDFQFFASHGMYLG
- the LOC108454017 gene encoding uncharacterized protein LOC108454017 isoform X2, encoding MLGAGLQFGKVRGEDRFYIPVKARRNQNQKQQQKPKQEAIKEDNEKSNSKSSASLTKSKDLASGNNNNNNKNINPKKTLASSTIPSSEESRVSRSNLERFLESTTPSVPAQYFSKTTVRGWRTCDVEFQPYFVLGDLWESFKEWSAYGAGVPLVLDGNDGVVQYYVPYLSGIQLYGESAKPRLAGEESENDYYRDSSSDGSSDYEIGKGIKFSREQCSRFSLTNEIPFRVRSLSISDENSMLQEGFSSDDCETRNSRDHLLFEFFEQKTPYSREALADKIFDLSCKYPGLNTLRSCDLLPISWMSVAWYPIYRIPTGSTLKDLDACFLTYHSLCTPMEGNRNGQTPFLVYPDDANGIPKISLPVFGMGCYKLKGSIWTQNGVSERQHANSLMQATENWLKLLQSN